In a genomic window of Oncorhynchus kisutch isolate 150728-3 linkage group LG9, Okis_V2, whole genome shotgun sequence:
- the LOC109896886 gene encoding NEDD4-binding protein 1-like, producing MNQVPFPTHGLQKKPTQTRQQPGQTHPPRRASPPLVRGPPQPTYPITLPPQPTNLPLFPHQLVYPLTQPHQTTLDSTLTVNNSSATRVKEKLGFLTLATEVPERKGLPAPAVDRWGLPPMAAGSLVTGQQRFLEGLQTPFDLKLTDQPGDPGLRMVVIDGSNVAMSHGLGNFFSCRGIALAVQHFWNRGHRRISTLLPQWRQKRDPRVKEQHYLTELQNLGLLAYTPSREVQGKRINSYDDRLMLQLAQKTDGVIVTNDNLRDLLDESHEWRDIIKKRLLQYTFVGDHFMVPDDPLGREGPHLDDFLRSLHRTPVSGSHSFAGTASTPFPQAPRAQTEVLKFRDRTPGVAVEPDSSQARGRGKRKGQAKAGYGSPGMDLVPGMGLGLDMERSAAETSRLRESLSQVFPGQDSIVTLVLQCNPTVTDINSLSHFMLQQQIESEQGGVD from the exons ATGAACCAGGTTCCGTTCCCGACCCATGGTCTCCAGAAGAAACCCACACAGACACGACAGCAACCCGGCCAGACACACCCCCCCCGTCGAGCCAGCCCCCCTTTAGTCAGAGGGCCTCCCCAGCCCACCTACCCCATCACACTACCTCCACAACCCACCAACCTTCCCTTATTTCCCCATCAACTCGTTTACCCTCTCACCCAGCCACACCAGACCACCTTAGACTCCACCCTCACCGTGAATAACTCCTCAGCAACCAGAGTGAAGGAGAAACTGGGTTTCCTTACCCTAGCAACAGAGGTTCCAGAAAGAAAGGGTCTCCCTGCCCCGGCTGTTGACAGATGGGGTCTCCCGCCCATGGCAGCAGGGTCTTTAGTGACCGGGCAGCAGCGCTTCCTGGAAGGACTACAGACGCCATTTGACCTCAAGCTGACTGACCAACCAGGAGACCCAGGGCTCAGGATGGTGGTCATCGACGGGAGCAATGTTGCCATGAG TCACGGTCTGGGTAATTTCTTCTCGTGTCGAGGAATCGCCCTGGCCGTGCAACACTTCTGGAACCGCGGCCATCGCAGAATCAGCACCTTACTGCCCCAGTGGAGGCAGAAGAGAGACCCCCGGGTCAAAG AGCAGCACTACCTTACTGAGCTCCAGAACCTGGGTCTCCTCGCCTACACCCCTTCCAGAGAGGTCCAGGGGAAGAGGATAAACTCATACGATGACAG GTTGatgctgcagctggcccagaagaCGGATGGAGTGATCGTGACAAATGACAACCTTCGAGACCTGCTGGATGAGTCCCATGAATGGAGAGACATCATCAAGAAAAG ACTCCTCCAGTACACGTTTGTAGGTGATCACTTCATGGTGCCTGATGACCCGCTGGGCCGAGAAGGACCCCATCTGGATGACTTCCTACGCTCACTGCACAG gacTCCTGTCTCAGGCAGTCACTCATTTGCGGGCACTGCCTCCACCCCCTTCCCCCAAGCTCCCAGGGCCCAGACAGAGGTCCTGAAGTTCAGGGACAGAACACCTGGTGTAGCTGTAGAGCCAGACTCCAGCCAGGCCCGCGGCAGAGGGAAAAGGAAGGGGCAGGCTAAGGCTGGATACGGTAGCCCTGGAATGGACCTTGTTCCAGGGATGGGCCTTGGCCTGGATATGGAGAGGAGTGCAGCAGAGACCTCCAGACTTAGGGAGAGCTTATCCCAGGTGTTCCCAGGACAAGACAGCATTGTTACTCTGGTGCTGCAGTGTAACCCTACAGTGACTGACATCAATTCACTGTCACACTTTATGCTGCAGCAACAGATAGAGAGTGAGCAGGGGGGTGTAGACTGA